In a single window of the Microcoleus sp. FACHB-672 genome:
- a CDS encoding peptidoglycan-binding domain-containing protein — translation METLAYTHLAVAYEEPANSELNLAGINWKKLSSRTFIRFLSLAMALSIVSMAGNAFAALRRGNSGAQVTNLQTRLINAGYYNGPVTGYFGSLTEAAVKRFQQAKKISVDGVAGSVTLSYLPNGSGGGTGYPSRTLSRGSNGQDVVNLQNKLRASGFYNGPVTGYYGSLTEAAVKRFQQYYGLKSDGIAGSRTLGVIQTVAIAPSPARLS, via the coding sequence ATGGAAACTCTTGCTTACACACATCTAGCAGTAGCGTATGAAGAACCTGCCAACAGCGAGCTAAATTTAGCCGGCATCAACTGGAAAAAGCTTTCTAGCCGTACTTTTATTCGTTTCCTGTCCTTAGCAATGGCGTTGAGTATTGTCAGCATGGCCGGCAACGCTTTTGCCGCACTGCGTCGTGGGAATAGTGGCGCACAAGTCACCAATCTTCAAACTCGCTTAATCAATGCCGGCTACTATAATGGCCCGGTCACCGGCTACTTTGGCAGCCTGACTGAGGCAGCAGTCAAACGCTTTCAGCAAGCTAAGAAGATATCTGTGGATGGCGTTGCCGGTTCGGTGACGCTGTCATACCTGCCAAACGGTAGCGGTGGCGGTACTGGCTATCCCAGTCGTACCCTCTCTCGCGGTTCTAATGGCCAAGATGTGGTGAACCTCCAGAATAAGTTGCGTGCATCTGGCTTTTATAATGGGCCGGTGACCGGATATTATGGCTCCTTAACTGAGGCAGCAGTGAAGCGCTTCCAACAATATTACGGGTTAAAGAGTGATGGAATTGCCGGCTCTCGGACGCTTGGGGTGATACAAACTGTAGCCATTGCGCCCTCACCCGCTCGCCTGTCATAG